A region from the Sandaracinus amylolyticus genome encodes:
- a CDS encoding TlyA family RNA methyltransferase, whose product MSIRKQRVDVMLVERGLAPSRERARALVLAGIVYSGERRVEKAGDALAVDAPLEVRGADHPYVSRGGVKLEGALDALHVEPRGLVCADFGASTGGFTDCLLTRGAARVHAIDVGWGQLHPKLRNDPRVIVRERTNARHLRAGELGDAIDLVVIDASFIGLGKLLPAAREVLRDGGSILAMVKPQFEVDRRDLHKGVVRDAAARIAAIEKVEAEARALGLEVIGRCDSQLAGPDGNVEAFLHLRRPAA is encoded by the coding sequence GTGTCGATCCGGAAGCAGCGCGTCGACGTGATGCTCGTCGAGCGCGGGCTCGCGCCCAGTCGGGAGCGGGCTCGCGCGCTCGTGCTCGCGGGCATCGTCTACTCGGGCGAACGGCGGGTCGAGAAGGCGGGCGATGCGCTCGCGGTCGACGCGCCGCTCGAGGTCCGCGGCGCCGATCATCCCTACGTGTCGCGCGGCGGCGTGAAGCTCGAGGGCGCGCTCGACGCGCTCCACGTCGAGCCGCGCGGCCTGGTGTGCGCGGACTTCGGCGCGTCGACCGGCGGCTTCACCGACTGCCTGCTCACGCGTGGGGCCGCGCGCGTGCACGCGATCGACGTGGGGTGGGGCCAGCTCCACCCGAAGCTCCGCAACGATCCGCGGGTGATCGTCCGCGAGCGCACGAACGCGCGCCATCTGCGCGCGGGCGAGCTCGGGGACGCGATCGATCTCGTCGTGATCGACGCGTCGTTCATCGGGCTCGGCAAGCTGCTCCCCGCCGCGCGCGAGGTGCTACGCGACGGCGGCTCGATCCTCGCGATGGTGAAGCCGCAGTTCGAGGTCGATCGGCGCGACCTCCACAAGGGCGTCGTGCGCGACGCCGCTGCGCGCATCGCGGCGATCGAGAAGGTCGAGGCCGAAGCGCGCGCGCTCGGGCTCGAGGTGATCGGTCGCTGCGACTCGCAGCTCGCGGGGCCCGACGGGAACGTCGAGGCCTTCCTCCACTTGCGCCGCCCGGCGGCGTGA
- a CDS encoding single-stranded DNA-binding protein, which yields MASEGLNKVLLIGNLGLDPELKYTQGGQAVLRLRLATTERYGNKAGERQERTEWHTVIVWGNRAEALNKILHKGRTIYVEGRLQTRNWEDKDGGKRSTTEIVATQILLLGGGQRGEGGEGGYGGGGGGYSGGGGGGGGYGGGGGGGYGGGGRGGGGYGGGGGGRGGGGGGGGGGGHDAPPDDLPPDDFGGDDIPF from the coding sequence ATGGCATCGGAAGGCCTGAACAAGGTTCTGTTGATCGGCAATCTCGGGCTGGATCCCGAGCTGAAGTACACGCAAGGGGGGCAGGCCGTCCTGCGTCTGCGGCTCGCGACCACCGAGCGCTACGGCAACAAGGCCGGCGAGCGCCAGGAGCGGACCGAGTGGCACACGGTCATCGTGTGGGGGAACCGCGCCGAGGCCCTCAACAAGATCCTGCACAAGGGCCGGACGATCTACGTCGAGGGGCGCCTCCAGACGCGCAACTGGGAGGACAAGGACGGCGGCAAGCGCAGCACGACCGAGATCGTCGCGACGCAGATCCTCCTGCTCGGCGGCGGGCAGCGCGGTGAGGGCGGCGAGGGCGGCTACGGCGGCGGTGGCGGCGGCTACAGCGGCGGTGGTGGCGGTGGTGGCGGCTACGGCGGCGGTGGTGGTGGCGGCTACGGCGGCGGCGGTCGCGGCGGCGGTGGCTACGGCGGCGGCGGTGGTGGCCGCGGCGGCGGCGGTGGTGGCGGAGGCGGCGGCGGGCACGACGCACCGCCCGACGATCTTCCGCCCGACGACTTCGGCGGCGACGACATCCCGTTCTGA
- a CDS encoding carboxypeptidase-like regulatory domain-containing protein translates to MKRTLLALLVLAITSPVLAQEEPAHGAGGSGETMPGHPPVAAGHGGGAGSRTPFDAPPVATATPSAAVPPGTVRVIVSDVDGRPIEGATVLLGTMQQGGDRNRVSALTAADGTHRWDDLPTGTSQAYRVNVPFEGATYSSTPFQLPTDRGYDVRVVRLPVTHDDRTVLQLIGQTFVEVRDERLHVIQQAQLANMSQTPQTYVFPEGGLRVRLPEGFMAFQTQPVMTDQRVEQVADYGMRIQGSLPPGRVTLTWAYDLPITGRDMAVEFPVPFRTYIYRVITDAPPGMELEADGLPEVQSFEDSGRPLFGTEVQRRPGDAPFESFTLRFTNIPGPGPLRWIAVAAAVLIALGGAYGAARGGSPERVAKESRERRKQELLEEAAQLERELERGEIGPQYRQSRHDAIVRELAVLLHQEQRAS, encoded by the coding sequence ATGAAGCGCACGCTGCTCGCGCTGCTGGTCCTCGCGATCACGAGCCCGGTGCTCGCCCAGGAAGAGCCCGCGCACGGTGCAGGCGGCTCGGGCGAGACGATGCCCGGTCATCCGCCCGTCGCCGCGGGCCACGGTGGTGGCGCCGGCTCGCGCACCCCGTTCGACGCGCCGCCGGTCGCGACCGCGACTCCGTCCGCCGCCGTCCCGCCGGGCACGGTGCGTGTGATCGTGAGCGACGTCGACGGCCGGCCCATCGAGGGCGCGACCGTGCTCCTCGGCACCATGCAGCAGGGCGGTGATCGCAACCGCGTCTCCGCGCTCACCGCGGCCGACGGCACGCATCGCTGGGACGATCTGCCGACGGGCACCTCGCAGGCCTATCGCGTGAACGTGCCCTTCGAGGGTGCGACGTACAGCAGCACCCCGTTCCAGCTCCCGACCGATCGCGGCTACGACGTGCGCGTCGTCCGCCTGCCGGTCACGCACGACGATCGCACCGTGCTGCAGCTGATCGGCCAGACGTTCGTCGAGGTCCGCGACGAGCGCCTGCACGTCATCCAGCAGGCGCAGCTCGCGAACATGAGCCAGACGCCGCAGACCTACGTCTTCCCCGAGGGCGGCCTGCGCGTGCGCCTGCCCGAGGGCTTCATGGCGTTCCAGACGCAGCCGGTCATGACCGACCAGCGCGTCGAGCAGGTCGCGGACTACGGCATGCGCATCCAGGGCTCGCTCCCGCCCGGGCGCGTGACGCTCACGTGGGCGTACGACCTTCCGATCACCGGGCGCGACATGGCGGTCGAGTTCCCGGTGCCGTTCCGCACGTACATCTATCGCGTCATCACCGACGCCCCGCCGGGCATGGAGCTCGAGGCCGACGGCCTGCCGGAGGTGCAGTCGTTCGAGGACTCGGGGCGCCCGCTGTTCGGCACCGAGGTGCAGCGTCGGCCGGGCGATGCGCCCTTCGAGTCGTTCACGCTGCGCTTCACGAACATCCCGGGGCCGGGCCCGCTGCGATGGATCGCGGTCGCGGCCGCGGTGCTCATCGCGCTCGGCGGCGCGTACGGCGCGGCGCGCGGAGGCTCACCGGAGCGCGTCGCGAAGGAGAGCCGCGAGCGGCGCAAGCAGGAGCTGCTCGAGGAAGCGGCGCAGCTCGAGCGCGAGCTCGAGCGCGGCGAGATCGGCCCGCAGTATCGTCAGTCGCGTCACGACGCGATCGTCCGTGAGCTCGCGGTGCTGCTGCACCAGGAGCAGCGCGCGTCGTAG
- a CDS encoding cytochrome c-type biogenesis CcmF C-terminal domain-containing protein — MPPVDVPLLGNVLVCAILIASSYTFAISLAAARGRPQLVQASRFGMFATIAFVAAAVFLLAYAFQAHDFRIRYVARYSDRSMSAGYLWTALWGGQDGSLLWWSFLLGGYSLAFTAWVKRRYLELQPWVYATLASIFAFFAILMLFAANPFATTYGPAPADGEGLNPLLQNYWMAIHPPALYMGLTGWAVPFGIVVAALMTGRVGDEWILMARRWVLLAFAFLSLGNLLGMFWSYEELGWGGYWAWDPVENASFMPWLLGTAYLHSVMIQERRGMLKVWNVSLLMGTFFFTIFGTFLTRSGLIASVHSFARSEIGIYFVWYMAALGLFIVTLIGWRLPELRSRYLTRDDFLVGTAVGAVLAVLIGIFSQYWALAAFVVAIAPTVLAYCWAIEKARIALARPTLRGRVGGAIESLLSREFAFVLNNWILTGMLLFVLIATTFPLISEQLRDQTVTVGPAYYNRWMVPLGLMLLFLMGVGPLIAWRKATGKNLVQAFMWPTAFSLLVMLVHIVAGSALGFPPLVDSSSIYETATGDALAQIGAVSPLVATTLATWVLVAIVQEFARGTAMRMRNAKESAPVALVQLVARARRRYGGYLVHLGIVLAYVGFTGAAYDVEREAALRPGGTMEVRGYTFRYDGWREEVDLNKRMVFGDVTALDSSGRELATLAPGKFVYRSHPEMPTSEVAIRTTPLEDMYVILSTIDPETSRATLRVIVRPFVWWIWFGGAILLLGVFVAAFPSVKEILGESEERSRAPRAAAATAAMLLAATLGGAALLVPGHAHAQADSSSTLHAHGGTVEIHDPTERQLFERVLCECGGCQRLPLSTCGCSWAENMRSELRQQLAAGATIVQIQADYRERFGARAIAVPSDSGLDRALWAVPVAIILAALGGLFVIGRRWRGRGGVAATEAPAGATGAEYDAKLEDELRRFEEP, encoded by the coding sequence ATGCCGCCCGTCGACGTTCCGTTGCTCGGCAACGTGCTGGTGTGCGCGATCCTGATCGCGTCTTCCTACACGTTCGCGATCTCGCTCGCGGCCGCGCGAGGGCGCCCGCAGCTCGTGCAGGCCTCGCGCTTCGGCATGTTCGCGACCATCGCGTTCGTCGCCGCCGCGGTGTTCCTGCTCGCGTACGCCTTCCAGGCGCACGACTTCCGGATCCGCTACGTCGCGCGATACAGCGATCGCTCGATGTCTGCGGGCTATCTGTGGACGGCGCTGTGGGGCGGCCAGGACGGCTCGCTGCTCTGGTGGTCGTTCCTGCTCGGCGGGTACTCGCTCGCGTTCACGGCGTGGGTGAAGCGGCGCTACCTCGAGCTGCAGCCGTGGGTCTACGCGACGCTCGCGAGCATCTTCGCGTTCTTCGCGATCCTCATGCTCTTCGCGGCGAACCCGTTCGCGACGACGTACGGGCCGGCCCCGGCGGACGGCGAGGGGCTCAACCCGCTGCTCCAGAACTACTGGATGGCCATCCACCCGCCGGCCCTCTACATGGGCCTCACCGGGTGGGCCGTTCCGTTCGGCATCGTCGTCGCCGCGCTCATGACCGGGCGCGTCGGCGACGAGTGGATCCTGATGGCGCGCCGCTGGGTGCTCCTCGCGTTCGCGTTCCTCTCGCTCGGCAACCTGCTCGGCATGTTCTGGAGCTACGAGGAGCTCGGCTGGGGCGGCTATTGGGCCTGGGATCCCGTCGAGAACGCGTCGTTCATGCCGTGGCTGCTCGGCACCGCGTACCTGCACTCCGTGATGATCCAGGAGCGCCGCGGGATGCTGAAGGTCTGGAACGTCTCGCTGCTGATGGGGACGTTCTTCTTCACGATCTTCGGCACGTTCCTCACGCGCTCGGGTCTCATCGCGAGCGTGCACAGCTTCGCGCGCAGCGAGATCGGCATCTACTTCGTCTGGTACATGGCCGCGCTCGGGCTCTTCATCGTCACGCTGATCGGGTGGCGACTGCCGGAGCTGCGCTCGCGGTATCTGACGCGCGACGACTTCCTCGTGGGCACCGCGGTGGGCGCGGTCCTCGCGGTGCTGATCGGGATCTTCTCGCAGTACTGGGCGCTCGCCGCGTTCGTGGTCGCGATCGCGCCGACGGTGCTCGCGTACTGCTGGGCGATCGAGAAGGCGCGCATCGCGCTCGCGAGGCCGACGCTGCGCGGACGCGTCGGTGGCGCGATCGAGTCGCTCCTCTCGCGCGAGTTCGCGTTCGTGCTGAACAACTGGATCCTCACCGGGATGCTGTTGTTCGTGCTGATCGCGACGACGTTCCCGCTGATCAGCGAGCAGCTGCGCGATCAGACCGTCACGGTCGGGCCCGCCTACTACAACCGCTGGATGGTCCCGCTCGGGCTGATGCTGCTCTTCCTGATGGGCGTCGGTCCGCTGATCGCGTGGCGCAAGGCGACCGGCAAGAACCTGGTGCAGGCCTTCATGTGGCCCACCGCGTTCTCGCTGCTCGTGATGCTCGTGCACATCGTCGCGGGCAGCGCGCTCGGCTTCCCGCCGCTCGTCGACAGCTCCTCGATCTACGAGACGGCGACGGGCGACGCGCTCGCGCAGATCGGCGCGGTCTCGCCGCTCGTCGCGACGACGCTCGCGACGTGGGTGCTCGTCGCGATCGTGCAGGAGTTCGCGCGCGGCACCGCGATGCGCATGCGCAACGCGAAGGAGAGCGCGCCGGTCGCGCTCGTGCAGCTCGTCGCGCGCGCGCGGCGGCGATACGGCGGCTACCTCGTGCACCTCGGGATCGTGCTCGCGTACGTCGGGTTCACCGGCGCGGCGTACGACGTCGAGCGCGAGGCCGCGCTGCGCCCGGGCGGCACGATGGAAGTGCGCGGGTACACGTTCCGCTACGACGGCTGGCGCGAAGAGGTCGACCTCAACAAGCGCATGGTGTTCGGCGACGTGACCGCGCTCGACTCGAGCGGTCGCGAGCTCGCGACGCTCGCGCCGGGCAAGTTCGTCTATCGCTCGCACCCCGAGATGCCGACGAGCGAGGTGGCGATCCGCACCACGCCGCTCGAGGACATGTACGTGATCCTCAGCACCATCGACCCCGAGACGTCGCGCGCGACGCTGCGCGTGATCGTGCGGCCCTTCGTGTGGTGGATCTGGTTCGGCGGCGCGATCCTGCTGCTCGGGGTCTTCGTCGCGGCCTTCCCGTCGGTCAAGGAGATCCTCGGCGAGAGCGAGGAGCGCTCGCGTGCTCCGCGCGCCGCCGCCGCGACCGCGGCGATGCTGCTCGCGGCGACGCTCGGCGGTGCGGCGCTGCTGGTGCCCGGCCACGCGCACGCACAGGCCGACAGCTCGAGCACGCTGCACGCGCACGGAGGGACGGTCGAGATCCACGATCCCACGGAACGTCAGCTCTTCGAGCGCGTGCTCTGCGAGTGCGGCGGCTGCCAGCGTCTCCCGCTCTCGACGTGCGGCTGCAGCTGGGCCGAGAACATGCGCAGCGAGCTGCGGCAGCAGCTCGCGGCAGGCGCGACGATCGTGCAGATCCAGGCGGACTATCGCGAGCGCTTCGGCGCGCGTGCGATCGCGGTGCCGAGCGACAGTGGGCTCGATCGCGCGCTCTGGGCGGTGCCGGTCGCGATCATCCTCGCGGCGCTCGGTGGGCTCTTCGTGATCGGTCGTCGCTGGCGCGGCCGCGGCGGTGTCGCAGCGACGGAGGCGCCCGCGGGCGCGACCGGAGCGGAGTACGACGCGAAGCTCGAGGACGAGCTGCGCCGCTTCGAGGAGCCGTGA
- the dnaK gene encoding molecular chaperone DnaK, with protein MGRIIGIDLGTTNSVVAIMEGKEPKVIVNEEGDRLTPSVVAWDDQGEVLVGQIAKRQSITNPEGTLYSAKRFIGRRFDEIQDETKRVPYHVVRRPNGDVAFKVAGKEVSPPEVSAHVLRKLKKAAENYLGEPVTEAVITVPAYFNDSQRQATKDAGKIAGLEVKRIVNEPTAAALAYGLDKKKEEVIAVYDFGGGTFDISILEVGDNVVQVISTNGDTHLGGDDVDNRIIDYLIAEFKKDTGIDVSKDKMVLQRLKDGAEKAKIELSSKLETTINLPFLTADATGPKHMNIKLTRAKLESMIEDLVERTFDASKKALSDAGKSAGDIDEVVLVGGSTRIPLVHERVKKFFGKEPHKGVNPDEVVAIGAAVQAGVLSGEVKDMVLLDVTPLSLGVETLGGVMTPLITRNTTIPTRKSEVFSTAEDSQSKVEIHVLQGERAEARYNRTLGRFHLEGIMPAPRGVPKIEVTFDIDANGILSVTAKDQATGKDQKITITANSGLSDQEISRMVEDAKAHEQEDAKRREQIEARNKADQLCYAVEKALGDVKDKLPADKIAGIEAKVKTLRSAVEKEDHDAIKTGTEDLEKAMAELAQAAYGGAGAPGGAPGAGGAGPEAGGAKGGKKKEGDVIDAEFEETN; from the coding sequence ATGGGCAGGATCATCGGCATCGACCTGGGCACGACCAACTCCGTCGTGGCGATCATGGAGGGCAAGGAGCCCAAGGTCATCGTCAACGAGGAGGGCGACCGCCTCACTCCGAGCGTGGTCGCGTGGGACGACCAGGGCGAGGTCCTGGTCGGCCAGATCGCCAAGCGCCAGTCGATCACGAACCCCGAGGGGACCCTCTACTCGGCCAAGCGCTTCATCGGGCGCCGGTTCGACGAGATCCAGGACGAGACCAAGCGCGTCCCCTACCACGTGGTGCGCCGACCCAACGGCGACGTCGCGTTCAAGGTCGCGGGCAAGGAGGTCTCGCCGCCCGAGGTCAGCGCGCACGTGCTGCGCAAGCTGAAGAAGGCCGCGGAGAACTACCTCGGCGAGCCGGTGACCGAGGCGGTCATCACGGTCCCCGCGTACTTCAACGACAGCCAGCGTCAGGCGACGAAGGACGCCGGCAAGATCGCGGGCCTGGAGGTCAAGCGCATCGTCAACGAGCCCACCGCGGCGGCGCTCGCGTACGGCCTCGACAAGAAGAAGGAAGAGGTCATCGCCGTGTACGACTTCGGCGGTGGCACGTTCGACATCTCGATCCTCGAGGTCGGCGACAACGTCGTGCAGGTCATCAGCACGAACGGCGACACGCACCTCGGCGGCGACGACGTCGACAACCGGATCATCGATTACCTGATCGCCGAGTTCAAGAAGGACACCGGCATCGACGTCAGCAAGGACAAGATGGTCCTGCAGCGCCTCAAGGACGGCGCGGAGAAGGCGAAGATCGAGCTCTCGAGCAAGCTCGAGACGACGATCAATCTGCCGTTCCTGACGGCCGACGCGACCGGCCCGAAGCACATGAACATCAAGCTGACTCGGGCGAAGCTCGAGTCGATGATCGAGGATCTCGTCGAGCGCACGTTCGACGCCTCGAAGAAGGCGCTCAGCGACGCCGGCAAGAGCGCGGGCGACATCGACGAGGTCGTGCTGGTCGGTGGCTCGACGCGCATCCCGCTCGTGCACGAGCGCGTGAAGAAGTTCTTCGGCAAGGAGCCGCACAAGGGCGTCAATCCCGACGAGGTCGTCGCGATCGGCGCGGCGGTGCAGGCCGGCGTGCTCAGCGGCGAAGTGAAGGACATGGTCCTCCTCGACGTCACGCCGCTCTCGCTGGGCGTCGAGACGCTCGGCGGCGTGATGACCCCGCTCATCACGCGCAACACGACGATCCCGACCCGCAAGAGCGAGGTGTTCTCGACGGCCGAGGACAGCCAGAGCAAGGTCGAGATCCACGTGCTCCAGGGCGAGCGCGCCGAGGCGCGGTACAACCGCACGCTCGGTCGCTTCCACCTCGAGGGCATCATGCCCGCGCCGCGCGGCGTGCCGAAGATCGAGGTGACGTTCGACATCGACGCGAACGGCATCCTCAGCGTCACCGCGAAGGATCAGGCCACCGGCAAGGATCAGAAGATCACGATCACCGCGAACAGCGGCCTGAGTGATCAGGAGATCAGCCGCATGGTCGAGGACGCGAAGGCGCACGAGCAGGAGGACGCCAAGCGCCGCGAGCAGATCGAGGCGCGCAACAAGGCCGACCAGCTCTGCTACGCGGTGGAGAAGGCCCTCGGCGACGTGAAGGACAAGCTGCCGGCGGACAAGATCGCGGGCATCGAGGCCAAGGTGAAGACGCTGCGCAGCGCGGTCGAGAAGGAAGACCACGACGCGATCAAGACGGGCACCGAGGATCTCGAGAAGGCGATGGCCGAGCTCGCGCAGGCGGCGTACGGCGGCGCGGGCGCGCCGGGTGGTGCGCCGGGCGCGGGCGGCGCGGGCCCCGAGGCGGGTGGCGCGAAGGGCGGCAAGAAGAAGGAAGGCGACGTGATCGACGCGGAGTTCGAAGAGACGAACTGA
- a CDS encoding potassium channel family protein, with protein sequence MNGSDQSAVLRGRLLYASAWLVVVVIVGASGYHAIGHERWGWGDCVYFTIITLSTVGYGETLDGFGNVAYARVWTIGLIVLGSGTLLYFISALTALIVEGDLQGALRRNRMQSKLNQLKDHYIVCGAGTTGIHVIEEFLSSHQTFCVIDTNEVRLLELAERFGTDRFLYIVGDASDDETLNAAGIERAAGLVAALHEDKDNLFVTVTAAALNPKLRIVAKAVEVSARAKLMRAGAKAVVSPTQIGGMRLASEAIRPKVVEFLDLMLRDPKKNLRIEEVSIPEGSAIVGCELRQTEIRRKSKVLVIAVRSEDGRYEYNPAPEHRLDAGSTLIVLAETAEMKSLRDGIASGAIGRARA encoded by the coding sequence TTGAACGGGTCCGACCAGAGCGCGGTGCTCCGAGGCCGTCTGCTCTACGCGAGCGCCTGGCTCGTCGTCGTCGTGATCGTCGGCGCCAGCGGTTACCACGCGATCGGCCACGAGCGCTGGGGCTGGGGCGACTGCGTCTACTTCACGATCATCACGCTCTCGACGGTCGGGTACGGCGAGACGCTCGACGGCTTCGGCAACGTCGCGTACGCGCGCGTCTGGACCATCGGGCTCATCGTGCTCGGCTCGGGCACGCTCCTCTACTTCATCTCGGCGCTCACCGCGCTGATCGTCGAAGGCGATCTCCAGGGCGCACTGCGGAGGAACCGCATGCAGTCGAAGCTCAACCAGCTGAAGGACCACTACATCGTCTGCGGCGCGGGCACGACGGGCATCCACGTGATCGAGGAGTTCCTCTCGTCCCACCAGACGTTCTGCGTGATCGACACGAACGAGGTGCGCCTGCTCGAGCTCGCCGAGCGCTTCGGCACCGACCGCTTCCTCTACATCGTGGGCGACGCGAGCGACGACGAGACGCTGAACGCGGCGGGCATCGAGCGCGCCGCCGGCCTCGTCGCGGCGCTCCACGAGGACAAGGACAACCTCTTCGTCACGGTCACGGCGGCCGCGCTCAACCCGAAGCTCCGCATCGTCGCGAAGGCGGTCGAGGTGAGCGCGCGCGCGAAGCTGATGCGCGCGGGGGCGAAGGCGGTGGTCTCGCCGACCCAGATCGGGGGCATGCGCCTCGCGTCCGAGGCGATCCGCCCGAAGGTCGTGGAATTCCTCGACTTGATGCTCCGCGATCCCAAGAAGAACCTCCGCATCGAGGAGGTCTCGATCCCGGAGGGCTCGGCGATCGTCGGGTGCGAGCTCCGCCAGACCGAGATCCGCCGCAAGTCGAAGGTCCTCGTGATCGCGGTGCGCAGCGAGGACGGCCGCTACGAGTACAACCCAGCGCCCGAGCACCGCCTCGATGCGGGCTCGACCCTCATCGTGCTCGCCGAGACCGCGGAGATGAAGAGCCTCCGCGACGGGATCGCGAGCGGCGCGATCGGGCGCGCTCGGGCCTGA
- a CDS encoding lipopolysaccharide biosynthesis protein codes for MAENEHERTELAASAGRGVLWTMTAKAVFIVSGFGVQLALPRVLGDPEQWGRYSTVATITAIVTNTLVAATVQTVSKRTSDDESRADRTQREGLLVGLAMAVVLGGGFAAAAPWLASEWQHDATLAPLLMTSSIVIASYAMYSALIGAINGRRRFSAQASFDMGFAILRAACIVGGAALGAAAGAIGGFASAAVIILIVSLLVIGVGRGPARPDVRAWLAFFVPIAIYQAALNGVLQLDQPLLRANLAAAAIARGVTSEEANTIASSWAGFYRNAQTFAFVPYQLILAVTFVVFPTVARATSSGDAEATRRAIRGAMRFSLVVLLAMATPIAGASDGVMRVAYSEAYLAGAPALALLSPGLVPFSLFAIGAAILAGAGHARTTAGIAIGALVLVVVLNTIAVRGAPDAESAIIAAALATSAASALALVGVGVTIQRRFGAFLAPLTALRALIAGACGYGVAYLVPHQSALGALAACVLGALAYVVALVLVREIGGEDLALVKRVVARRRA; via the coding sequence GTGGCCGAGAACGAGCACGAGCGCACCGAGCTAGCCGCGAGCGCCGGGCGCGGCGTGCTGTGGACCATGACCGCCAAGGCGGTGTTCATCGTGAGCGGCTTCGGCGTGCAGCTCGCGCTGCCGCGGGTGCTCGGCGATCCCGAGCAGTGGGGGCGCTACTCGACCGTCGCGACCATCACCGCGATCGTCACGAACACGCTCGTCGCGGCGACGGTGCAGACGGTCAGCAAGCGCACCAGCGACGACGAATCGCGCGCCGATCGCACGCAGCGCGAAGGGCTGCTCGTCGGGCTCGCGATGGCGGTCGTGCTGGGCGGTGGGTTCGCCGCGGCCGCGCCCTGGCTCGCGTCGGAGTGGCAGCACGACGCGACGCTCGCGCCGCTCCTGATGACGTCGTCGATCGTGATCGCGAGCTACGCGATGTACTCGGCGCTGATCGGCGCGATCAACGGGCGGCGTCGCTTCTCGGCGCAGGCGAGCTTCGACATGGGGTTCGCGATCCTGCGCGCCGCGTGCATCGTGGGCGGCGCCGCGCTCGGCGCGGCCGCGGGCGCGATCGGTGGGTTCGCGAGCGCTGCCGTGATCATCCTGATCGTCTCGCTGCTCGTGATCGGCGTGGGACGCGGCCCGGCGCGGCCCGACGTGCGGGCGTGGCTCGCGTTCTTCGTGCCGATCGCGATCTACCAGGCCGCCCTCAACGGCGTGCTCCAGCTCGATCAGCCGCTGCTCCGCGCGAACCTCGCGGCCGCCGCGATCGCGCGCGGCGTGACCAGCGAAGAGGCGAACACGATCGCGTCGAGCTGGGCCGGCTTCTATCGCAACGCGCAGACGTTCGCGTTCGTGCCCTACCAGCTCATCCTCGCGGTGACGTTCGTCGTGTTCCCCACGGTCGCGCGCGCGACGAGCTCCGGCGACGCCGAGGCCACGCGCCGTGCGATCCGCGGCGCGATGCGCTTCTCGCTCGTCGTGCTCCTCGCGATGGCGACGCCGATCGCCGGCGCGTCCGACGGCGTGATGCGCGTCGCGTACTCCGAGGCGTACCTCGCGGGCGCGCCCGCGCTCGCGCTGCTCTCGCCCGGGCTCGTGCCCTTCTCGCTCTTCGCGATCGGCGCCGCGATCCTCGCGGGCGCCGGTCACGCGCGCACCACCGCGGGCATCGCGATCGGCGCGCTCGTGCTCGTCGTCGTGCTCAACACGATCGCGGTGCGCGGCGCGCCCGACGCGGAGAGCGCGATCATCGCCGCCGCCCTCGCGACCAGCGCGGCCTCGGCGCTCGCGCTCGTCGGCGTGGGCGTGACGATCCAGCGGCGCTTCGGCGCGTTCCTCGCCCCGCTCACCGCGCTCCGCGCGCTGATCGCCGGCGCGTGCGGCTACGGCGTCGCGTACCTCGTGCCGCACCAGAGCGCGCTCGGTGCGCTCGCCGCGTGCGTGCTCGGCGCGCTCGCGTACGTCGTCGCGCTCGTGCTCGTGCGCGAGATCGGCGGCGAGGATCTCGCGCTCGTGAAGCGCGTCGTCGCGCGCCGTCGCGCGTGA
- the moaC gene encoding cyclic pyranopterin monophosphate synthase MoaC: MSDELTHLDEQGRARMVDVGAKDATARTAVASALLRMQPETRARLVSGDVPKGDVLATARIAGIQAAKRTPELIPLCHAIALTSVEVHFELDAHDERVVHVRATARAKDRTGVEMEALTAVSIAALTLYDMLKAIDRGMTIEQIALEEKHGGKSGDWVR, encoded by the coding sequence ATGAGCGACGAGCTCACTCATCTCGACGAGCAGGGGCGCGCACGCATGGTCGACGTCGGCGCCAAGGACGCGACCGCCCGAACGGCGGTCGCGTCCGCGCTTCTGCGGATGCAGCCCGAGACGCGCGCGCGCCTGGTCTCGGGGGACGTTCCGAAGGGCGACGTGCTCGCCACCGCGCGCATCGCAGGGATCCAGGCGGCCAAGCGCACGCCCGAGCTGATCCCGCTGTGCCACGCGATCGCGCTGACGAGCGTCGAGGTGCACTTCGAGCTCGACGCGCACGACGAGCGCGTGGTGCACGTGCGCGCGACGGCGCGCGCGAAGGATCGCACCGGCGTCGAGATGGAGGCGCTGACCGCGGTGAGCATCGCGGCGCTGACGCTCTACGACATGCTCAAGGCGATCGATCGCGGCATGACGATCGAGCAGATCGCGCTCGAGGAGAAGCACGGCGGCAAGAGCGGCGACTGGGTCCGCTGA